A single region of the Plantactinospora soyae genome encodes:
- a CDS encoding ABC transporter ATP-binding protein: MPTTTPAVELTGLTKTYGAVTAVDALSLCIEPGEVVAFLGPNGAGKTTTIDMLLGLARPDTGSVRIYGETPTDAVALGRIAAVMQTGGLLKDMTVAETVRMTANLYPHARPVAEVLDRAGITDIAGRRVGKCSGGQQQRLRFALALLPDPDLMVLDEPTTGMDVEGRRDFWTAIRRDARAGRTVLFATHYLEEADAYADRIVLIRSGRIVADGTTAEVKNLAAGRLVRATLPGADQVWLAGLPGVESVEVRGDTILVQAGDSDEVARYLLNHTSARDLEITSRNLEDAFLALTTGTATDALQGSTR, from the coding sequence ATGCCGACAACCACTCCCGCGGTCGAACTGACCGGTCTCACCAAGACCTACGGCGCGGTGACCGCCGTCGACGCACTCAGCCTGTGTATCGAGCCCGGCGAGGTGGTGGCCTTCCTCGGTCCGAACGGCGCCGGCAAGACCACCACGATCGACATGCTGCTCGGGCTGGCCCGGCCCGACACCGGCAGCGTCCGGATCTACGGCGAGACGCCGACGGACGCGGTCGCACTCGGCCGGATTGCGGCCGTCATGCAGACCGGTGGCCTGCTGAAGGACATGACCGTCGCCGAAACCGTCCGGATGACCGCCAACCTCTACCCGCACGCCCGGCCGGTCGCCGAGGTGCTGGACCGGGCCGGCATCACCGACATCGCCGGCCGACGGGTGGGTAAGTGCTCCGGCGGACAGCAGCAGCGGCTGCGCTTCGCGCTGGCCCTGTTGCCCGATCCGGACCTGATGGTGCTGGACGAGCCGACGACCGGAATGGACGTCGAGGGGCGGCGCGACTTCTGGACGGCGATCCGCCGGGACGCCCGGGCCGGTCGTACCGTGCTGTTCGCCACCCACTACCTGGAGGAGGCGGACGCGTACGCCGACCGGATCGTGCTGATCCGGTCGGGCCGGATCGTCGCCGACGGCACCACCGCGGAGGTCAAGAACCTGGCCGCCGGCCGGCTGGTCCGGGCCACCCTGCCCGGCGCGGACCAGGTCTGGCTGGCCGGGCTGCCCGGCGTCGAATCGGTCGAGGTACGCGGGGACACCATCCTGGTGCAGGCGGGCGACTCCGACGAGGTGGCCCGGTACCTGCTGAACCACACCTCGGCACGGGACCTGGAGATCACCTCCCGCAATCTTGAGGACGCCTTCCTCGCCCTGACCACCGGTACGGCCACCGACGCACTTCAGGGGAGCACCCGATGA
- a CDS encoding MBL fold metallo-hydrolase has product MAARIDHTVTSGTFSLDGQTFDVENNVWVVGDDDECVVIDAPHDVDAIVSAIGGRRVLAILATHAHDDHVRVAPALADVTGAEVLLHPADRVLWDMVHPDVPPGAELRDGQTIEVAGTALRVLHTPGHSPGACSFHAPELGAVFTGDTLFQGGPGATGRSYSDFGTIVDSIRQRLLSLPAETAVHTGHGASTTIADEAPHLDEWLTRGH; this is encoded by the coding sequence ATGGCGGCCCGGATCGACCACACGGTCACCTCCGGCACCTTCTCGCTCGACGGCCAGACCTTCGACGTGGAGAACAACGTCTGGGTGGTCGGCGACGACGACGAGTGCGTGGTCATCGACGCCCCGCACGACGTGGACGCCATCGTCTCGGCGATCGGTGGCCGACGGGTGCTGGCCATCCTGGCGACGCACGCGCACGACGACCACGTACGGGTGGCGCCGGCCCTGGCCGACGTGACCGGTGCGGAGGTGCTGCTGCACCCCGCCGACCGGGTGCTCTGGGACATGGTGCACCCGGACGTGCCGCCGGGTGCGGAACTGCGGGACGGGCAGACGATCGAGGTGGCCGGCACCGCGCTGCGGGTACTGCACACCCCCGGGCACAGCCCCGGCGCCTGCTCGTTCCACGCTCCCGAACTCGGCGCGGTATTCACCGGTGACACCCTGTTCCAGGGTGGGCCGGGCGCCACCGGCCGCTCGTACAGCGACTTCGGCACCATCGTCGACTCGATCCGGCAGCGCCTGCTGAGCCTGCCGGCCGAGACGGCGGTGCACACCGGGCACGGCGCGAGCACCACCATCGCCGACGAGGCACCACACCTGGACGAGTGGCTGACCCGAGGCCACTGA
- a CDS encoding S-(hydroxymethyl)mycothiol dehydrogenase: protein MSQEVRGVIARGKGAPVEVATIVVPDPGPGEAVVRVQACGVCHTDLHYREGGINDDFPFLLGHEAAGIVEQVGAGVTDVEPGDFVVLNWRAVCGNCRACRRGKPWYCFATHNAAQKMTLTDGTELSPALGIGAFVEKTLVHAGQCTKVDPAARPAAVGLLGCGVMAGLGAAVNTGGVTRGDSVAVIGCGGVGDGAVAGAALAGATTIIAVDTDPRKLEWAKGFGATHTVNARETDPVEAIRELTGGHGADVVIEAVGRPETWQQAFYARDLAGTVVLVGVPTPEMKMPDLPLLDVFGRGGALKSSWYGDCLPSRDFPMLTSLYLQGRLDLDAFVSEEIGLDQVEDAFGKMHHGDVLRSVVIF, encoded by the coding sequence GTGAGCCAGGAAGTGCGCGGGGTCATCGCCCGGGGCAAGGGTGCACCGGTCGAGGTGGCCACCATCGTCGTACCGGACCCGGGCCCGGGTGAGGCCGTGGTGCGGGTGCAGGCCTGCGGCGTCTGCCACACCGACCTGCACTACCGCGAGGGTGGTATCAACGACGACTTTCCGTTCCTGCTCGGGCACGAGGCCGCCGGAATCGTGGAGCAGGTCGGCGCCGGGGTGACCGACGTCGAGCCGGGCGACTTCGTGGTACTCAACTGGCGGGCCGTCTGCGGGAACTGTCGGGCCTGTCGACGCGGCAAGCCGTGGTACTGCTTCGCCACCCACAACGCGGCGCAGAAGATGACGCTGACCGACGGCACCGAACTCTCCCCGGCGCTCGGCATCGGCGCGTTCGTGGAGAAGACGCTCGTACACGCCGGGCAGTGCACCAAGGTGGACCCGGCGGCCCGACCGGCCGCCGTCGGTCTGCTGGGCTGCGGTGTGATGGCCGGGCTCGGCGCGGCGGTGAACACCGGCGGGGTCACCCGGGGCGACTCGGTGGCGGTCATCGGCTGCGGCGGCGTCGGTGACGGCGCGGTGGCCGGCGCGGCGCTGGCCGGGGCGACGACGATCATCGCGGTCGACACCGACCCCCGCAAACTGGAGTGGGCCAAGGGCTTCGGCGCGACGCACACCGTGAACGCCCGGGAGACCGACCCGGTCGAGGCGATCCGGGAGCTGACCGGCGGCCATGGCGCGGACGTGGTGATCGAGGCGGTCGGCCGGCCGGAGACCTGGCAGCAGGCCTTCTACGCCCGCGACCTCGCCGGCACCGTCGTCCTGGTCGGGGTGCCCACCCCGGAGATGAAGATGCCCGACCTGCCGCTGCTGGACGTCTTCGGCCGGGGCGGTGCCCTCAAGTCGAGCTGGTACGGCGACTGCCTGCCGAGCCGGGACTTCCCGATGCTGACCTCGCTCTACCTCCAGGGCCGGCTGGACCTGGACGCCTTCGTCAGCGAGGAGATTGGGCTCGACCAGGTGGAGGACGCGTTCGGCAAGATGCATCACGGCGACGTGCTGCGGTCGGTGGTGATCTTCTGA
- a CDS encoding C39 family peptidase, translated as MTTVKRWLPAITETPIRKTALGIAGLAVVGGAFAGPALSMTAPQAAMTPTAAAVSVRDVDKGQPSKVLDYQYKAQENGYYCAPAATRIALSTQGHTPAQDDVAKRLGTTEAGTNSAEDTTRVLNSTGGKDYRTVAIPDETAKPEQMDRLQVDVVHAIDAKRAVVMNIRGTAVDEAGTAHSYEGGHYLTVVGYDDHGRKVKIADPANPNQSEYWMSTITLANWAAERGYSA; from the coding sequence ATGACTACAGTCAAGCGGTGGCTACCGGCCATCACCGAAACCCCGATTCGTAAGACCGCGCTCGGTATCGCGGGACTCGCCGTCGTCGGCGGTGCGTTCGCCGGACCGGCGTTGAGCATGACGGCCCCGCAGGCGGCGATGACGCCGACCGCCGCGGCGGTCAGTGTCCGGGATGTCGACAAGGGTCAGCCGTCGAAGGTTCTGGACTACCAGTACAAGGCGCAGGAGAACGGCTACTACTGTGCGCCGGCCGCGACCCGGATCGCGCTGTCGACCCAGGGGCACACCCCGGCGCAGGACGACGTGGCCAAGCGGCTGGGTACGACCGAGGCCGGTACGAACTCGGCCGAGGACACCACCCGGGTGCTGAACAGCACCGGTGGTAAGGACTACCGGACCGTGGCGATCCCGGACGAGACCGCCAAGCCGGAGCAGATGGACCGGCTCCAGGTCGACGTGGTCCACGCGATCGACGCCAAGCGTGCGGTGGTGATGAACATCAGGGGCACGGCAGTGGACGAGGCCGGTACGGCGCACTCGTACGAGGGTGGGCACTACCTGACCGTCGTCGGGTACGACGACCACGGCCGCAAGGTCAAGATCGCCGACCCGGCCAACCCGAACCAGAGCGAGTACTGGATGAGCACCATCACGCTCGCCAACTGGGCCGCCGAACGTGGCTACTCCGCATAA
- a CDS encoding sensor histidine kinase: MRRWAVDTGIVAVVGALTAYRIAVVAVQPGDRAPDLWAYGLGLAMAAALLVRRRWPAGVLAVVGGLFLLYHVSRYPGGAPAVPVWVALYSVAVAARRRLGLGVAGLFIVLDLQGRIMVTGAGPLDATLDSSTVVFGAALLLGETVRGRRLRLALLAAERDSTAERRVVEERIRIARELHDVTAHTLAVVGVQAGVAAEVLDDDPGQARAALETVRQASREALAELRAAVGVLRDGTRAPGPEPPAPGLDRLPALVAATGAVIRHDGEPRPLPRVVEATAYRIVQEAVANAVRHADAQRIEVRLGYRPDGLCLIVRDDGRGAADPLGHHRSGADPPGVGRDDVGDPPGNGLRGMTERATGLGGWLLAGPADDGGFQVRGWLPG, translated from the coding sequence ATGAGGCGGTGGGCGGTGGACACCGGGATCGTGGCGGTCGTCGGCGCGCTGACGGCGTACCGGATCGCGGTGGTCGCGGTGCAGCCGGGCGACCGGGCGCCGGACCTGTGGGCGTACGGCCTCGGGTTGGCGATGGCGGCGGCCCTGCTCGTCCGGCGACGGTGGCCGGCCGGGGTGCTCGCCGTGGTGGGTGGACTGTTCCTGCTCTACCACGTGTCCCGGTATCCCGGTGGCGCACCGGCGGTGCCGGTCTGGGTCGCGCTGTACTCGGTGGCGGTGGCCGCACGTCGTCGGCTCGGTCTGGGGGTGGCCGGCCTGTTCATCGTGCTGGACCTCCAGGGCCGGATCATGGTGACCGGTGCCGGACCGCTGGACGCGACGCTGGACAGCTCGACGGTGGTGTTCGGCGCGGCGCTGCTGCTCGGCGAGACGGTCCGGGGTCGGCGGCTCCGGCTGGCGCTGCTGGCCGCCGAGCGGGACAGTACCGCCGAACGTCGGGTGGTCGAGGAACGGATCCGGATCGCCCGGGAACTGCACGACGTCACCGCGCACACCCTCGCCGTGGTTGGCGTGCAGGCCGGGGTGGCCGCCGAGGTGCTGGACGACGATCCGGGGCAGGCCAGGGCGGCGCTGGAGACGGTCCGGCAGGCGAGCCGGGAGGCGTTGGCGGAACTGCGGGCGGCGGTCGGCGTACTCCGGGACGGCACCCGCGCTCCCGGACCGGAACCGCCGGCACCCGGCCTCGACCGGCTGCCGGCGCTGGTCGCCGCGACCGGCGCGGTGATCCGGCACGACGGCGAGCCGCGCCCGCTGCCCCGGGTGGTGGAGGCCACCGCCTACCGCATAGTGCAGGAGGCGGTGGCCAACGCGGTACGGCATGCCGACGCGCAGCGGATCGAGGTACGCCTGGGCTACCGCCCCGACGGGCTCTGCCTGATCGTCCGGGACGACGGCCGGGGCGCCGCCGATCCGCTGGGACACCACCGGAGCGGCGCCGATCCGCCGGGCGTCGGCCGAGACGACGTTGGCGATCCGCCGGGCAACGGCCTGCGCGGCATGACGGAACGCGCCACCGGGCTGGGCGGCTGGCTGCTGGCCGGCCCGGCCGACGACGGCGGCTTCCAGGTCCGGGGGTGGCTGCCGGGATGA
- a CDS encoding response regulator transcription factor — protein MSVRVLVADDQTLVRAGFRVLLERAPDIEVVAEAADGDEAIALTRAHRPDVVLMDIRMPGTDGLTATRRILADDRLPGVRVVVLTTFELDEYVYAALHAGASGFLLKNLEPDELRRAVRVVAAGDALLAPEVTRRLIAAYASGPEVPGLHALTAREREVVTLVADGLSNAEVGARLGMSTATAKTHTNRAMTKLGARDRAQLVVFAYRGGLAGIRRPR, from the coding sequence ATGAGCGTCCGGGTACTGGTGGCGGACGACCAGACACTGGTCCGGGCCGGTTTCCGGGTACTGCTGGAGCGGGCACCGGACATCGAGGTCGTCGCCGAGGCCGCCGACGGGGACGAGGCGATCGCGCTGACCCGGGCGCACCGGCCGGACGTCGTACTGATGGACATCCGGATGCCCGGCACCGACGGGCTGACCGCGACCCGGCGGATACTCGCCGACGACCGGCTGCCCGGCGTCCGGGTCGTCGTGCTCACCACGTTCGAACTGGACGAGTACGTCTACGCGGCCCTGCACGCCGGCGCGAGCGGCTTCCTGCTGAAGAACCTGGAGCCGGACGAGTTGCGCCGGGCGGTCCGGGTGGTGGCGGCCGGCGACGCGCTGCTGGCCCCGGAGGTGACCCGCCGGCTCATCGCGGCCTACGCCAGCGGCCCGGAGGTGCCGGGCCTGCACGCGCTCACCGCCAGGGAACGCGAGGTGGTGACCCTGGTCGCGGACGGGCTCTCGAACGCGGAGGTGGGCGCCCGGCTGGGGATGAGCACGGCCACCGCGAAGACCCACACCAACCGGGCGATGACCAAGCTCGGCGCGCGGGACCGGGCCCAGTTGGTGGTGTTCGCCTACCGTGGCGGGCTGGCCGGGATACGACGACCGCGGTAG
- a CDS encoding DUF899 domain-containing protein encodes MTKEMLIMAMPPVVDHATWRKELDELRAREKAATRELDAIAAQRRRLPMVRMPEYTLVGAEGPVRLVDIFDGRSQLIVYNHMWDPDAEWQCGGCTSLTSSFIRLGFLDNYDARFVIVTQGPIEAALAYAERVGNRMTWYSTADSPFGADVDTPPGGEFGLNVFLRDGETVYRTWHTTGRGVEQLTYTFALVDVLPYGRQEEWQDSPEGWPQSPAYSGWLDSPDVARLYGPAT; translated from the coding sequence ATGACGAAGGAGATGCTGATCATGGCTATGCCACCCGTTGTCGATCACGCGACCTGGCGCAAGGAGCTGGACGAATTGCGCGCCCGCGAGAAGGCGGCCACTCGGGAACTCGACGCGATCGCCGCCCAGCGACGGCGGCTCCCGATGGTGCGGATGCCCGAATACACCCTGGTCGGAGCCGAGGGACCGGTCCGGCTCGTCGACATCTTCGACGGCAGGTCGCAGTTGATCGTCTATAACCACATGTGGGACCCGGACGCCGAGTGGCAGTGCGGCGGCTGCACCAGTCTCACCTCGTCGTTCATCCGGCTGGGCTTCCTCGACAACTACGACGCCCGATTCGTGATCGTCACCCAGGGCCCGATCGAGGCGGCCCTCGCCTACGCCGAGCGCGTCGGCAACAGGATGACGTGGTACTCCACTGCCGACAGCCCGTTCGGAGCCGACGTCGACACACCACCCGGCGGCGAGTTCGGGCTGAACGTCTTCCTGCGCGACGGCGAGACCGTGTACCGCACCTGGCACACGACCGGTCGTGGGGTCGAACAGCTCACGTACACGTTCGCCCTGGTCGATGTGCTGCCCTACGGGCGACAGGAGGAGTGGCAGGACTCCCCGGAAGGCTGGCCGCAGTCACCGGCCTACAGCGGTTGGCTCGACTCGCCCGACGTCGCCCGGTTGTACGGTCCCGCGACCTGA
- a CDS encoding GNAT family N-acetyltransferase encodes MPLRIEQARDYDAVGAVHRTAFGADHGGTVVKLVNGLRREDPTTLSLVSDEADGVVGHVMFSRALLDAPRQLVAVQSLSPLAVAPQWQRRGIGSALVRAGLKQLDERGVPLVFLEGDPRYYARLGFSAAVEHDFRKPSLRIPDPAFQVVKLSAYEPWMTGTFVYSNIFWEHDCVGLRESMPDEVEALSGTE; translated from the coding sequence ATGCCCCTTCGTATCGAACAGGCGCGTGACTATGACGCGGTAGGCGCCGTCCATCGAACCGCCTTCGGTGCCGATCACGGCGGCACGGTGGTCAAGCTGGTGAACGGCCTTCGACGTGAAGATCCCACCACACTTTCGCTGGTGTCCGATGAGGCAGACGGGGTCGTGGGGCACGTCATGTTCAGCCGGGCGCTGCTCGACGCGCCACGGCAACTGGTGGCGGTTCAGTCGCTGAGTCCGCTCGCGGTCGCGCCGCAGTGGCAACGCCGCGGTATAGGCTCCGCGCTTGTCCGCGCCGGTCTGAAGCAACTCGACGAGCGTGGCGTTCCACTGGTGTTCCTGGAGGGCGATCCGCGCTACTACGCCCGCCTGGGGTTCAGCGCTGCTGTCGAGCATGACTTCCGTAAGCCCTCGTTGCGCATCCCCGACCCGGCTTTCCAGGTCGTGAAGTTGTCGGCCTACGAACCCTGGATGACCGGGACCTTCGTGTACTCGAACATCTTCTGGGAGCATGACTGCGTCGGACTGCGCGAGTCGATGCCCGACGAGGTGGAAGCCTTGTCCGGCACCGAGTAG
- a CDS encoding HEAT repeat domain-containing protein, with protein sequence MVGPDGDLGHEVADLLRRSTSSVEAERRAAITGLGTMARRFRPRDVEHDAIASALVRAADDTAPKVRIRAVRGLGALSSSLSVPVLTISITDEGYAVREAAVRALVCVDSDRAVSALVAAADDDRAVVRCSALTGLRAIRVIDDSILQVLTQCLADTNSSVQGAAMSTLRVVATRSSQLARAVHELARHGLSDTSPRRREISIELLRQLGVPGHHERCIAALNDPDPVVRQRAERSLAR encoded by the coding sequence ATGGTTGGACCTGACGGGGACCTCGGCCATGAGGTGGCGGATCTGTTGCGACGGTCCACGTCGAGCGTCGAGGCAGAACGGCGTGCAGCGATCACGGGTCTGGGAACAATGGCGCGCCGATTCCGGCCGCGCGACGTCGAGCACGATGCGATCGCATCGGCGCTCGTACGGGCAGCGGATGACACCGCCCCCAAGGTGCGAATCAGGGCAGTTCGCGGTCTGGGTGCCCTGTCTTCGTCGCTATCCGTTCCAGTGTTGACCATTTCCATCACGGACGAGGGCTACGCGGTGCGCGAGGCGGCAGTCAGAGCACTCGTCTGTGTCGATTCCGACCGCGCCGTATCGGCACTTGTCGCCGCCGCGGACGACGACCGGGCCGTCGTCCGCTGCTCGGCACTGACTGGACTGCGCGCTATCCGGGTGATTGACGACTCGATTCTGCAGGTTCTGACCCAGTGCTTGGCGGATACGAACTCGTCTGTACAGGGCGCGGCAATGTCCACTCTTCGGGTTGTGGCGACCCGATCGTCGCAGCTGGCCAGGGCGGTGCACGAACTCGCGCGCCATGGCCTCTCCGATACGAGCCCTCGGCGCCGTGAGATCTCCATCGAGTTGCTTCGCCAGCTTGGAGTGCCGGGTCACCATGAGCGTTGCATCGCGGCATTGAATGATCCGGACCCCGTCGTCCGGCAACGAGCGGAGCGCAGCCTGGCACGCTGA
- a CDS encoding YdeI/OmpD-associated family protein → MASPELDELIVADADALRAWLSANHATSPGVWVALTKKGGTVTTLTWQQAVDEGLCFGWIDGQARKRDQEASWIRFTPRSPRSSWSQRNVSHVARLEEEGRMLPSGRAVVEAAKADGRWAAAYAPPSEAEVPADLLAAIAANPAAQAMFDVLTKTNRFALIHRVNAVKRVQTRERKIGEFVAMLARHETIYPQKAKPPNSP, encoded by the coding sequence ATGGCAAGCCCCGAGCTGGATGAGTTGATCGTCGCGGACGCCGACGCGCTGCGCGCGTGGTTGTCGGCCAACCATGCCACGTCGCCCGGCGTCTGGGTCGCCCTGACCAAGAAGGGCGGCACAGTCACCACACTGACCTGGCAGCAGGCGGTCGACGAGGGCCTGTGCTTCGGCTGGATCGACGGGCAGGCCCGTAAACGGGATCAGGAGGCCTCCTGGATCCGGTTCACCCCTCGCAGCCCCCGCAGTTCCTGGTCACAACGCAACGTCTCCCACGTGGCCCGGCTGGAGGAGGAGGGGCGAATGCTGCCCTCAGGCCGCGCCGTGGTGGAAGCCGCGAAGGCGGACGGGCGGTGGGCGGCCGCCTACGCCCCGCCGTCGGAAGCCGAGGTGCCGGCCGACCTCCTCGCCGCCATCGCCGCCAACCCTGCCGCCCAGGCCATGTTCGACGTACTCACCAAAACCAACCGGTTTGCTCTGATCCACCGCGTCAATGCCGTCAAACGGGTGCAGACCCGCGAGCGGAAGATCGGCGAATTCGTCGCCATGCTGGCCCGCCACGAGACGATCTACCCGCAGAAGGCCAAGCCGCCAAACTCGCCGTAA
- a CDS encoding GNAT family N-acetyltransferase — MVDTTALLAAYDAQMRMPTGTVPTGMTYEHDGPILRIVGGHVGRIRAPRDVGVTGAALDRLIARQRDYFRARGQGVEWKLRAHDLPADLPERLVAAGFVAQEPSTVLLGLAEEVAAEPVLPDGVVLRRVSEAGDLRRIADQQSEVLGVDCSWVAADLTARVSADPGQITILVAEAGDRLACTAFVVYYPGTDFVALLGGATLPDWRGRGLYRAMLASRAREAVARGFRLLHVDASPASAPILRRHGFHEITTSTHYQWTPPE; from the coding sequence ATGGTCGATACCACCGCTCTCCTGGCCGCCTACGACGCGCAGATGCGCATGCCGACCGGCACCGTCCCGACCGGCATGACCTACGAGCACGACGGACCGATCCTCCGGATCGTCGGCGGGCACGTGGGACGAATCCGGGCGCCGCGCGACGTCGGCGTCACCGGCGCCGCACTCGACCGCCTGATCGCCCGCCAGCGGGACTACTTCCGGGCCCGTGGCCAGGGCGTCGAGTGGAAGCTTCGGGCCCACGACCTGCCTGCGGATCTTCCCGAGCGCCTGGTCGCGGCCGGTTTCGTGGCGCAGGAGCCGTCGACGGTGCTGCTCGGCCTCGCCGAGGAGGTGGCCGCCGAACCGGTCCTGCCGGACGGCGTCGTACTGCGGCGGGTCAGCGAAGCCGGGGACCTGCGCCGCATCGCCGACCAGCAGAGCGAGGTATTGGGAGTCGACTGCTCCTGGGTCGCGGCCGACCTCACCGCCCGGGTGTCGGCTGATCCCGGGCAGATCACCATCCTGGTCGCCGAGGCCGGTGACCGGCTCGCCTGCACCGCCTTCGTGGTCTACTACCCCGGCACCGACTTCGTCGCGCTGCTCGGCGGCGCGACGCTGCCGGACTGGCGGGGACGGGGTCTCTACCGCGCCATGCTCGCCTCCCGGGCCCGGGAGGCGGTCGCCCGCGGCTTCCGGCTGCTGCACGTCGACGCGTCCCCGGCCAGCGCGCCCATCCTGCGCCGGCACGGCTTCCACGAGATCACCACCTCGACGCACTACCAGTGGACCCCGCCGGAATAG
- a CDS encoding SigE family RNA polymerase sigma factor — MDRYEGFREFVGSRSSALSRTAYLLTGDFHLAQDLLQAALAKTAAHWPRVRDGNPDAYVRRVLYHEHVSGWRRRRVRETLAAAPPQRLGPDPTPDTTLRLTVLRALARLPARQRAVIVLRFYEDLTEAQIADVLEVTVGTVKRTKHDALNRLRADAPEMLTDAPEFAGRPGPVPRGLAK; from the coding sequence GTGGACCGCTATGAGGGGTTCCGTGAGTTCGTGGGGAGCCGATCGAGCGCGCTGTCCCGCACCGCCTACCTGCTGACCGGAGACTTCCACCTGGCCCAGGATCTGCTCCAGGCGGCGCTGGCCAAGACCGCCGCACACTGGCCACGGGTCCGCGACGGCAACCCGGACGCGTACGTCCGGCGGGTGCTGTACCACGAGCACGTCTCGGGGTGGCGGCGCCGACGGGTGCGGGAGACCCTCGCCGCCGCGCCCCCACAGCGGCTGGGTCCGGACCCGACGCCGGACACCACGCTCCGGCTGACCGTGCTGCGGGCACTCGCGCGGCTGCCGGCCCGGCAGCGCGCCGTGATCGTGCTGCGGTTCTACGAGGACCTGACCGAGGCGCAGATCGCCGACGTACTGGAGGTCACGGTGGGGACGGTCAAACGGACGAAGCACGACGCGCTCAACCGGCTGCGGGCCGACGCACCCGAGATGTTGACCGACGCGCCCGAGTTCGCCGGCAGGCCCGGCCCGGTCCCGAGGGGATTGGCGAAGTGA
- a CDS encoding TolB family protein — translation MTERLRQALAEAGNDAPAFDLYEQALAGGERIRRRRRARAAAAVAVLLLFAVALPGALARTGSGTDGFSTAGNGDSPSLPDQISTTWPWTATVGQAPAGPAALLVNQTLRVPSSISLPEETIAAVGATGNTYRTLDFDGRVRLGGDGMLSPDGTRFAEWSNLHDLVTGHSSELPGTDASTRFMPLAWSPDGDTLAVIRETGRRADGRLDVEAAAIGLLELSTGDYRRLLDLATTRDGNYPGVPGHMAAFSPDGSRLALQVADRVTVLGRDGVTVGDFVLDHASQLAGKGAFTPDGTAIAVVTRAACCADGPPSGRFQSRWHLRLLDPLSGTERPGSRLPEVTGVTALRLLGWWPSGEAVVAAYHPSAQLSSEWNPDRADPANDPWGFPNYYGSLRRVEVRALTDGGGSRELLGLPDGVYSIDFADDVLARGVVRPGADAPVRPVRTGWLVLAAGFVALLVAGAVSGRLLRRRFRRRRRSGRG, via the coding sequence GTGACGGAACGGCTCCGGCAGGCCCTCGCCGAGGCGGGCAACGACGCCCCGGCGTTCGACCTCTACGAACAGGCGCTGGCCGGTGGCGAGCGAATCCGGCGGCGACGACGGGCCCGGGCCGCCGCCGCGGTGGCCGTCCTGCTGCTGTTCGCCGTCGCCCTGCCCGGCGCGCTCGCCCGGACCGGCTCCGGTACGGACGGCTTCTCGACGGCCGGCAACGGCGACAGCCCGTCGTTGCCGGATCAGATCAGCACGACCTGGCCCTGGACGGCGACCGTCGGGCAGGCACCCGCGGGTCCGGCCGCGCTGCTGGTCAACCAGACTCTCCGGGTACCGTCCTCGATCTCCTTGCCGGAGGAGACGATCGCGGCGGTCGGCGCCACCGGAAACACGTACCGGACTCTCGACTTCGACGGTCGGGTACGGCTCGGCGGCGACGGGATGCTGTCGCCCGACGGCACCCGGTTCGCCGAGTGGTCGAACCTGCACGATCTGGTGACCGGGCACTCGTCCGAACTGCCCGGCACCGACGCCTCGACCCGGTTCATGCCGCTGGCCTGGTCACCCGACGGCGACACCCTCGCGGTGATCCGGGAGACCGGGCGCCGGGCGGACGGCCGGCTGGACGTCGAGGCCGCCGCGATCGGACTGCTCGAACTCTCCACCGGCGACTACCGACGTCTGCTCGACCTCGCCACGACCCGGGACGGCAACTATCCCGGCGTGCCCGGCCACATGGCGGCGTTCAGCCCGGACGGATCGCGGTTGGCCCTCCAGGTCGCCGACCGCGTCACGGTACTGGGCCGGGACGGCGTCACCGTGGGCGATTTCGTCCTCGACCACGCCAGTCAACTGGCCGGCAAGGGCGCCTTCACTCCGGACGGCACGGCGATCGCGGTGGTCACCAGGGCGGCCTGCTGCGCCGACGGTCCGCCATCGGGCCGGTTCCAGAGTCGGTGGCACCTGCGGCTGCTCGACCCGCTGTCCGGGACGGAACGTCCGGGGTCCCGACTGCCGGAGGTGACCGGGGTGACCGCCCTGCGGCTGCTCGGGTGGTGGCCCTCGGGCGAGGCGGTCGTGGCCGCCTACCACCCGTCCGCCCAGTTGTCCTCCGAGTGGAATCCGGACCGGGCCGACCCGGCCAACGACCCGTGGGGCTTTCCGAACTACTACGGATCGCTGCGCCGGGTCGAGGTACGGGCCCTGACGGACGGCGGCGGGTCCAGGGAACTGCTGGGTCTGCCCGACGGGGTGTACTCGATCGACTTCGCCGACGACGTGCTCGCCCGGGGCGTCGTCCGGCCCGGGGCGGATGCTCCGGTCCGGCCGGTCCGGACCGGTTGGCTCGTCCTGGCCGCCGGCTTCGTCGCGCTGCTGGTCGCCGGCGCCGTATCGGGTCGTCTGCTGCGGCGGCGTTTCCGCCGACGACGCCGGTCCGGGCGTGGCTGA